Genomic segment of Peribacillus frigoritolerans:
CACTTGCCTCACGGGCCGTTTCTTCCCCAGAGGAAATGACTTGTACTTCATCCCCCATATAGGAAGAGATTACAGGCCCCAGCAGTGGATAATGGGTACATCCAAGGATCAATGTATCGATCTTCGTTTTCTTCAACGGGTTCAAGGTTTGTGCCACGACCCTATTGACGATACCCCCTTCAAACTCCCCGCTTTCTACGATTGGGACAAATTTCGGGCATGCTAAACTATCTACTTTCACATCGGAATTGATGGAGGCAAGCGCGTCGTCATATGCTTTGCTTTTCACCGTGCCTTCCGTACCAATAACGCCAATATGCAAGGAATCAGAAACTTTCAATGCCGCCCTTGCCCCTGGATGGATGACACCCAACACCGGAATCGGAAGTGTTGCCCTGATTTCATCCAGTACAGCTGCAGTCGCTGTATTGCAGGCGATGATCAGCATTTTTATTTCCTTCTTCATCAAAAACCTCGTCATTTGCCATGTAAAGGTTTGGACATCTTTTTTGGTCCTCGGCCCATAAGGGCATCTTGCTGTATCACCTAAGTAAATTATATTTTCATTTGGAAGCTGACGCATGACTTCTTTAGCTACTGTCAAACCGCCTACCCCTGAATCAATGATGCCTATCGGTTGTTTCAAAAAACTCGCCTCATTTTTCTTTCATTT
This window contains:
- the racE gene encoding glutamate racemase; translation: MKQPIGIIDSGVGGLTVAKEVMRQLPNENIIYLGDTARCPYGPRTKKDVQTFTWQMTRFLMKKEIKMLIIACNTATAAVLDEIRATLPIPVLGVIHPGARAALKVSDSLHIGVIGTEGTVKSKAYDDALASINSDVKVDSLACPKFVPIVESGEFEGGIVNRVVAQTLNPLKKTKIDTLILGCTHYPLLGPVISSYMGDEVQVISSGEETAREASVILDYYKLINKSKLRPVHRFYTTGSRDMFGSIASSWLGIHVNTIETIKIDHL